In Neptuniibacter halophilus, the genomic stretch GCAGCCTGACGCACACGGTGGTGCTCGTCGACCTGAGAACCGTAGTGAATCGGCATATCCCAGCCGCCAAAATCAACCAGTTTGGCACCCATCTCCTGGTGCTTGTCGTACAGTGCGGTTTTGTTACCCATAGTTCTAACTCTTATTCAGGGGTCAGGAGGTGGCGGCTGCAGCGTTACGGTGATTATGGCAACAGGGCCGATGGACAGAGCGCCGCCCTCATCCTAGATTGATCCGGACAAACGGGAAAAACGGCCCGAAAAACAAAAAAGGGAAGACAATTTATAGGGATTTTCGCCACAGTTCAATCTTTGAACGATAAACCGGCCTGCAACTATGGTCGCGAGGCCGGGCCCTCTGTTATTTACGTAGCGGACGCCGTGCAAGCGGCGGCAGATTTTCACGCAGCCCCATCGCCTCCATAACGATGTGATTTTTCACCGGAGCTATCCTGTCCAGCAGGTTCATCCCCATATTTCGCGCCAGAATAGCCAGCGGCTGCTCACTGTTAAAGAGTCGCTTGAACCCCTCCATCGCCGCCGCCATCTGCATATTTTCACCCTGACGCTGGCGCTGAAACCGATGCAGTACCGCAGCAGCACCGAGGGCTTCACCCCGGGCTTTCGCGGTCAGTAACTCTTCAGCCAGTTGCGCTGCGTCGAGCAAACCGAGATTCACCCCCTGCCCCGCCAACGGATGGATGGTATGCGCTGCGTCACCGATCACCGCCAGTGACGGTTCCACATAGTGCTGCGCATGGCGCTGCCGTAACGGGAACAGCGCCCGTTTATCCACCCATTGCACCGCACCCAGACGGGATTCAAAGGCCTGCTCAAGCGCAAGAGCAAAAGCCTCGTCAGCCAACTCCATCAACTCACGGGCGTGTTCCGGCGAGGTGGACCAGACAATCGAGCAGTAATTTTCTCCCTGTTCGCCAGACAGCGGTAACAGAGCAAGGGGGCCGTCATCGGTAAAACGCTGCCAGGCCGTTCGCTGATGCGAACGCTCAGTTCTGATTGTGGTGATGATCGCATGATGACCGTAGTCCCACTCCCACATAGGGATCGCCGCCATACGCCGGGTTTGAGATAAGGCACCATCTGCAGCAACGACCAGTGACGCTTCAACCTGCCGGCCATCATTCAGTTGCAGGGTACGGCCATCTGCATCTGCCGCTGACAATGAAGCCACTTCCACACCACTGAGCAAACGAATATTCGGATGCTGTTGAGAGGCCTGCAGCAAGCCAGCTAACATGACCCGGTTTTCGACAATATGTCCTAACGCAGGTTCATGCAGTTCACGGGCGGAAAAATGAATCTGGCCCGTGCCCTGACCATCCCAGACACTCATCTCCAGATAGGGGCTCAAACGA encodes the following:
- a CDS encoding FAD-dependent monooxygenase, which gives rise to MTQPIHADVVIIGAGMVGLTLANALAPSGLDILLLEQRPLAIDDYLEQLPGQQAQGYDPRVSALTCASQQILTSVGAWEQMQAYRLSPYLEMSVWDGQGTGQIHFSARELHEPALGHIVENRVMLAGLLQASQQHPNIRLLSGVEVASLSAADADGRTLQLNDGRQVEASLVVAADGALSQTRRMAAIPMWEWDYGHHAIITTIRTERSHQRTAWQRFTDDGPLALLPLSGEQGENYCSIVWSTSPEHARELMELADEAFALALEQAFESRLGAVQWVDKRALFPLRQRHAQHYVEPSLAVIGDAAHTIHPLAGQGVNLGLLDAAQLAEELLTAKARGEALGAAAVLHRFQRQRQGENMQMAAAMEGFKRLFNSEQPLAILARNMGMNLLDRIAPVKNHIVMEAMGLRENLPPLARRPLRK